The DNA sequence cccgcaacctctcgcaccatagtcgaacgcattatcgattgagctaacttgttgttaggatgtgaaatattgccactcatcaaaacgtaagtccagtagatcagattataatctcaagttcatagttgttattacctggatgaatgataatcttcataatcgtaTCTTCTTGTTTGCCCTGTTCAATGTTCATAAACCATAACATTATCTGTACAAATGTGAGCAACCGTCTCGTCCGTTCAACTGAAGTTTAACTTCACTATACAATTACTATATTAAATTAtattgttctttaatttcaaaatgACTGAAGCAAGTTTTAGTATAGTCCAAAATGCTCTTTCTCTACAAACCGCTTTAGTTGGATTGATCGCTTTTCTGGTAGCACTATGGTATTTCAGGAGACCAAAATGTTTGCCGCCAGGGCCACGGTTCTTTTTCCCTGGGAAAAAGGCACATTTGGAAATGACTGAGTTGTCACGGCAATATGGCAAGATATACAGCATGAGTGTCGGTCCCATTTTAGTAGGAGTGGTCATCAACGATGCGCAGACTTTTCGGGAAGCATTTATTACCAAAGGAGAGCAATTTATCGATCGCAATATTCCACCTCTGATTAAATGGATTGCTCCTATTGAAGGTAAGATGGTCAAGATTATACATTCCCTCGTTTCAAGTTCTCGATTTAGTTTCTCTTTTCACTCAGTACACATTGAACAgttgttgaaatcagcacaattcttAAATACACCTTTTtgttatgaaattaattttctctttcgaatataaagcaattttttttcttcagtaatgtcagttgaaaacagtgcttggatatacctttaaaaaaatcctggtgaTAAAAATTAGGCAtgtaattgtgtcttttagtgtaagatttttaatTTGTATAGGCCTgaacttcgcccgtgagcttttttcggaattttttttttgcgtttcaaactaatatagttcgctaaagaaagatctttcccacctctgtaagacagatcgtgtgggtctattgttacgagtcgcttaatgactcaaggccaaaaacaccttttcccattttcccaaattcacttcagaatgcacaacaaaacacactgattaattaagttaacaatatctaagtcttttAATCCAAAGAAAAGTATGGCTTGACAATAATTGTGTGAGTCAACATAAACACATACAATCAATCATATTATACACTCTTTAGCAATTTACttatccagcagccttcttcttgttcttgATTGTAAAGTCAatttctcaatgttcttgatgtaccgtattcgtccgagtatagtcccacgttcgagtattatatcccaccccccatttttcgaaaaatttcagaaattgtaaaaaaagtaaattttttttcggttttggagtgtccctggacctagacctagatgctaggatcattcatggttgacctaaaaaaaaaaaaaattatactcggaccaatacggtatatcctgattcacttgtcctgcgaagatcactgttctgCGAAAGTCCTCACACGGTTGACTATCTCCAAAGTGGTGTTATGTTCACCTTTCACGcaatttcttcaggaaacaggcCCGTGTCACACACAGCCCCcttgtttccacttacattgacagatgttttgtttcataaaccagacttcagcaagtcgacagaagaatataatttcctttcttggaagaggtacgcactttaacgcattctagatcttctccgacaacactggcaggtagtagtacattgactacataaaatatttctggttcgcaatttcctttctttgaaggaattggactgtaagacTAAaatgccatcctccctgtgaggaaatattacATGGAAAAACAGAAATGTAATATTTCCTCACAGTGAGGAAACAACAACaggtgtactccctcatcccggtccctctgaaattccaaacagtatgtcctgatcatgtttttcaaagtttggtagaacctttctagtgcaccttgtgattctggatggtaagcacttgaagtatactgctctatacctaattggtacatgacctgctgaaatactccagaagtaaagtttgatccttgatcagattgtatggacttggggagccccctAAATGTGAAGAACTGgattaaagctttcactatagtctcTGCTTTAATGTTTATCAAGGGTAttgcttcaggaaagcgtgttgacgtgCACATAATTGCCATAAGGTATTGATttcctgacttagtctttggtagggggcctacacaatcaataataaccctactaacttgaatggttcatcaaaggctggaattggcttcaatggagcaggaggtattttctgatttggcttccctactgtTTGGCATGTGTgatatgttttgcaatattcagaaacaccCTTTCTGAGAGTGGACCACCAGAAAtgtctttcatgagttttcttaacactcaattgccctgccatgggactatcatgtgctatgttaataacttcagtgtggtagactcttcatcggcaggtgcatcaggtttttgacagaattttgttctgcttctacTACGGTCAATGCCCtctgattgatctctttgagatCTGGGTCATTTGTCCCACTTGTTGGTACCCCATTAATTTCTTTTTAGTAAGATTAACTATTAGGCAATTCTAGTTAGAAAGTtaagttagaaaataaaattaacactatgcaaatgcatttttacttctactaggcactAAAGTGCATAATACACATCAACTTCTCATTGgatttacacagagctcctcctctACCGGCTCCTCCTCTGATGgatttaagtaaaaaaatataggaataaaaagacaaaatgattgagcaaaatgtgacagtgccaccttttttgggtgcccacctcaaaaaacataaCCAGTAGCTTTTCGATTGAACAATATATGTATAAACTTCATCTCGAATTCCCTCTTCTTCCAGGAAGTTTTTTGTTCGAGAATGGGATGCTTTACAAAGAACGTCGTCGATTTGGTATGCACGCATTCAGAGCTTTCGGCGTCGGTCAGAGAAGCCTAGAAACCATTATCAACGAAGAAGCACGCCATCTTTGTGACCTCTTGGACCAGCAAGATGAAGGGGGAATCAATCCATTTCCTTTCGTCAGCAAAGCAGTGTCAAATATTATCTGTTTTATCAGTTTCGGGCGTCGCTATGATTACACAGATCCTGAATTCAATGCGTTGCTCGGACGTTTCCGTGAAAACGAAGGACTGATAACGTTCCAATCCTTCGCCAATTTCTTACCATTTTTGTACAAGTTGCCTATGTATGATAAGCATCGTGAGAACTTCAGGAAAACAAGAGCATTTATCGAAGGTATCATTGAGGaacataaaaatacatttgatcGATCGGATATGCGTGATATAATTGATATGTATTTGGATGAGATGCAAAGACAGAAGGAAGAAGGAGCGTCTATCGTGTTTAATGAACGGAGCATGTGGAGGAGTATTCTTGATCTATTTGGAGCTGGGTCTGATACATCTTCAAATACATTGTTATGGGGATTGCTGTTTATATGCTACGATCCACTGATCCAATCAAAGGTACGTGAGTGTGTGATTAATTATCAAATGCAATAAAGTAaacatatcaacatgatcaatgtacAAGTTGATACGGATATGAACCTCACCAAGATATATTTATTTGACTGAACTTTGGATGGAAATGTTGATAGGCTGGCTATCTTCCAAGGTTAGGTCCTCCCGGTAGGTCCTATTCATAGTATTTATTCTTTGTACTAGACTTATAAATGACTTACTAGCCTCGATTCGATAAAATCCAAAAGGACTAGCATCACTAGGAAACTAGGAAACCTGTTAATAAATTACtgtgctgagccaccagcctgggtggctcacgctccagtaatttcagatgattgagctcagtaatacatcaaaggatgtcttccaattcatgaaaacaaatagataatcagcttatcggattaaaagcttagagcctagagggaaggtcttgctgctcagcgagtgtttgtaataatcagaagggtttctccaaattcattctctaatgaggaGGGGTGTTGTCAGCGTTGTCTGATTGTTGAGACCCAGCCTGCACATTGTCCTCAATATTTGTGAGATATGTTAATATTGTGCATGAAACTTCCCACATGTTATATTAGATAACAGGTTCTTATCCGTTTATACTGTAAAAATCAGAAATATTATGATGATTTTTGgcttttaaaaattttgactGAAATTCAGCGATATCGAGGTTTTGTGACGCCAATTAGGCGATGTTTGTAGTTTTTGGATATCAATGGAAATATGGAAACCCATGCCTATCCATTGGTACCAAAATCGTATACATTGGGATTGGAACTACACTGTACCTCCCCCTTCGTGGAAGTGTTTATACGAAAAATGCCTCGATAGGCGAGTTTAAATGCTCTAGTATGAGTGTttggacagcattttttgtgggacatgatatCTGCATTctacatatcagacatatcgaattgcattctgaatacgaagaatgtccttctgatagttttgatttttagaaattcgcgataaaatacaaattttatgacaaattattaaaatttgatatttttaaaatttttgatatataacaatcctcgaagttaactttataattCTAgtcatatgtacttaaagtgtatgttgacctttcatattgaagatatacattttttcccagaaagatctaatttttttggatgttttgggggaaaatccatatcttcaatacgaaaggttaaaattttcaattgatcgtcggcttttcatctcccATATCATTTCTTAGAAATATATTCTGGTTTTGGATtataaaaatatatcacggaTGAGTGGTTTAATCCTTGTAACTGTTTAtccagggggggggcactccaactttggaggtgacgcgtatgtagggctgttaataccccccttttcagcatcgctgtcacccaaagaccccattttttttacgaacacatgctctgtcaccccaagaccccctatttttccatttgacccttacaagttcaatttgaacagcaactaaTTTTTCACAgaatttgttacttattttgaaaaaacaaagatatttgaagccatttagaactagaaattcgtttttcgaggtttctgtgctgttgtttcggctctcacccaaagattccatttaagaaAAAgctcatgttctcacccaatgaccccattttatttacattttgctctcaccgaatgccaaaatcatgctctcacccaatgaccccatattttttacattttgctctcaccgaatgccccttagtgcgaaagtgccagccctacacctacatccatttcatattgaagtgccccccccccccacgggtGTTTATCTAGAACCAGCAGGAGTAATAATGTGATATTTTATACATAATAATAGATTCAAGCTGAGTTGGATCGTGTGATTGGTACTGAGCGTCCACCATCAATGAAAGACCGTGCCGAACTACCTTACACCACTGCTACGATTGCAGAAATGTTGCGTGTACGACCATCTGCTCCAATGACTCTTCGTGGTGCATGCAGTGATGTCAAAGTAAGACATAATTTCACTCTCAGAACTCTTCCCCTctcgttgccccccccccctgtaaaaCTTTTTGCAGTATTTTtgatcaacattttttattttgctctcctgaaattcacttgaCCCCCCATGACCCCCTTCCTCcctcccccgaaaaaattcctggcaccgtcACTGGATGTGCATTTGAAAGCCCCATAGAATACTCTGTGAATAGAATGGgtttacccacttctgacactttTGTTAACAAAACTCTGACACTTTTGTTTACAAAATCCAATCAACCACCAGCCCTATAAAATTTCACAGGGCCAATCAAATAACAATGATAACTGTggctttaatttcaattttaatgaaaaaaaaactggAAATGGGTAGGGGAATGAGATTATTGATCGGGCCATGTTCTCCATTAAAATGCATTGTTAAATATTCATATAGCCAACACAAACAGGGTTGTCGCAACATGCCGGGTTGGCCTATGTCGTCTGCCAGATCAGAGAGCCCTCGCAATTCgccggcgaagtgacgtaataatcggattaactaccataacaatttttgattataccgcgctgcacaagtacgttcacgcggtacctctgcatcgaaccatatcatgctgatcactcgcacctgtaagattagtatctttgaaaagagcggtattgtattcaatctatgattgcagacatacacaggtaatgagtgcaacctgcttgtagtgcagcgcgatatattcaaaaattgttttcacctattgctatggtagttaatccgattattacgtcacttcgccggcGAATGAGGCACTTTAGAAATAAATTCTCATAGAGAGTGTTTTACCTTaaacattataaacatctcaaaaaaagtaactaacccccttaaataatgaccattattcaaaaacgggtgattgtattacaaatctgtaaaatgcgttggaagtagaatttatttctgcacattttgacacctcatttgtagcaattgactaaatattgacgtcacatcgtacatttaaatcaatgtagcccaagatttgaaagttgcagtaaattctattgattttgcattctgtgtaatggaaggaaatctgtgtgatgatatctgagtgtttttgtattgtaaaaatttgtatgtaagtgcaactttcaaatctggacctcactacattaaattggccggtgttttattgttttctgggctatcgtatcaaatgaggtgtcaaaatgcgcagaaataaattttgcttccaacgcattttacagatttgcaatacaatagctcttttttgaataatggcatGCCATTTTATAGCCTTCGTTTCTAAATCAGAAAGTTATTCTGCTGTATTACggtatttgttttaaaattaactTTTGTTTCATACGGTAATAAACTACTGTATTTTGGCTACGTTGTTTTTAAAACTCAGGTCGGTGATTACATAATTCCGAAAGGGACCACAGTATTTGGTAATATCTGGGCAGTGAACCACGACCCTGAATTATGGGACGATCCAGACAAATTCAACCCAGAGCGATTTCTGTCAGAAGACGGCAAAGAGTATGTCCACAATCCAAATCTGGTTACATTTGGAGCAGGTATTTAACCCATTCGTCTATTTCTGTAACTGGTTGCTCCGTGTGGAAATGTACTGGGTATAGTGTTTGcagcaaaaacatcaaggccacagggccgacaggcctgaggccggagactcccatagttGATTTCTTTACTAATAGAGTTCCAATGTTCCCAAATGACGTTAACAGGCTATTGGGCAATTAGGATCAAAATGACTTGGTCTTCAAGGGGCCTAACACCCCGCCTAACACTTACAATGCTACAGGAAAACGCGCACAAGTGATGTATTATACGGGGTATTATACCGACGGGGTGGGCACATTCTTAAACCTCCTAGGCTAAAAGTAAAGGCTATTAATTATGCCTACGGGACAAAATCGATAACTTGGCGATTAAGGCATACATTATTTTTAAAGCCCGATTCGCTTACCTTATCATGTAGCATGGACCATAATTCTCACGATATTTTACGatgcaaaaaaaaacaccaaaaaatataatAGCAAATTTTCGCGCTATTTTACGGACCATGTGTTGCTTAATCAAAATGCTGTTATTCTAAAACAGTTGGGTTTCGCAagggacattatcatgattataagtatgtttttttttttagcagTTATCTATTTTGAACGGGCTGTCAGCATTGGTAGTTTCGTCTGCCTCGTATAtgtacgtcacgtgtcgcgtgtcatATACCGCCTGGGCTAGGTTTTACATTACGTTACGCCACCTACGATTTTTGATGAACCCGAATAATCAGAGTGTATGACAAGAGTGGCGTACCATATTTTAAAGTTGCAcccaggcggcgtaggaagcgcaacacgtgacgtacgaggctggcgaagatacagggctgacagccccattcaaaatacacggttagcaattacaaatggaaaattaacatacttgcagtgggggtactttgtagaaccccgacggttttagagtaagataattttgctttgacaccacataacaaatttagaattgtttgtgaagatttcatgattatgtgttaatccaatggcgacctcaaaattggcgatatcgcttccatcaccgcctggttgCACCAGTTTGTCCAGGCCCGGGGTCCAGGCATtttggcctattttattttatcgATTTTCTTTCTGATTTATGCCATGATAATTCTGTGTACGATAACATGCGGTTATTATTCTTTTTAACCAGGTCGTCGTATCTGTTTGGGTAAACAGCTTGCCGAGATGGAACTCTTCTTATTTGTCACCAACCTACTTCAACGCTTTTCCTTCTCGTTTCCACCTGACCAGCTCAATCCGGATACAGAAGGAATTCTGGGATTGGGTCATTTCCCGAGACCGTATAAAGTATGCCTGAAACAGCGGTGAAAGTTTTCATAAAACATATTCACAATTTCTTCATGAGGGTCGCACCGTTTAACTTTTGGAGGGGCTGGAAGTGCGGTTTTTTTGCATGTATTGGCTCGGGTTTTTAAGGGACGTTAAAAATAAAGCCCCCATCAAACGGCACGTCCCTAACTAAAAAAACGTTATTGCTGTTatatgtttagtttctataatatattttcttttcattcctttcttttcctttctctgcacttattctttttTAGGCCTACACTTTAGGGGCCTAAAACACTCCAtcgctctccttctccccctcccCTTCCAATGGAAGGGGTCCTTTCtgtttctttttgtcttcctcccctaccctccaatctcgatcacccatccgcttctcctcttttcaccacTCGACCCCTCCTTCACTTGCCTCTGGCTTTTAAAATGAATATTCGTGATATGAAGAAACGaatttgactttattgaataggcctataaccatgataacaacatctACTGCGAATTAGTTATATATACCTGAATATTTACCTGGCAGCCACACCacggtaatcgatcagcaactcaattgaatttatttaaatgtggCACCTAAATTAAGGTGGGTGGTAAGTACTTgtacatcgacggtaaagtgtACTTTTGTAAGCTGGTGAAGACTCAGTCACACCCGTGGGCTGTATGAGAACAATAGgtacctctcactcaagtgggcgctttctcATGACATTCtattgatcacttattgacagtagcctgcctgataaagcgttaatacgctttcaggttagttaccgattaaatggcggaacccttttgtccagAACAAAAGGTAcatctcgatgaatagcttgtcggtaactcaaatcggcacaaggaacaatgcgatacgtaatctatagCGCCTCCACGGATATGATAGCTCCATAGTCGTAGGCCTGTGTCATTCacgaattcgccgtagaagtgatgatgtaacaggattaactaccataagaATAGGCTAGcaatatttgaatatatcgccctgcactacaagcaggttgcattcatcacctgggtatgtctgcaatcatagattgaatgtacaataccgctcttttcaaagatacttatcttcaggtgcaagtgatcagcatgatactAAGATTCCACAGAATTACGATccacacggcgctagtccgatatACACGGCAGGGCCCGAGCTTTATATTCAGACTAGCATTACCAGCGGCGGCACATCGGAGTGAGTGCAACCCCGAGGTAGAAACGTGCTTTAATATTTGGATGAAATGTGAGGCAGAGGTTTATTTTTCCCCATGTTTCATCCATTTTCTAGGAATTTTTCATTCAAATGTCCTGTAGCTTGAAACCATATACCAACAGCAATTTTAATACCAATGACTATAAAACAATTTTACTATTAAATAACAGAGATAACACTtgtaataaactggcctcaaaaagaaacttaagatcttaaaatcctctccataaaaatgaacaaaaattgcacacaggattacttcaatactctactctaaacactggtcagtaaccaaacagttgtccaactgacacaacagcaaaatgcactgacatggaacaccttcctggaccacattcacatcccaacagatttctttggctgggttccaattattcgcctgtacatgaacaaaaattacacaccggattacttcaatactctactctaaacacatgtcagtaaccaagcagttgtccaactgacacaacagtaaaatgcactgacacggaacagcttccgggaccacatacACAGGCGAATAATTTGAACCCAACAAAGGAAATCTGTTAATgcggtccaggaaggtgttccatgtcagtgcattttgctgttgtgtcagttggacaactgcttggatactgacatgtgtttagagtagagtattgaagtaatccggtgtgtaattattgttcatttttattttaaaatatgacgttgtgaaaaatgtttttttttgaggccagtttagttattcattataatttatattaatagCAGCCTGAGGACAGTTGATTCCATTGTCTCCGAATCGCCTAATTCGCTTAATTCTCCCTCCCTGTGTTGCTGTATTTATCATAAAATAATTGGTTGAATCTTGTGGAGCCAACAATTACCTAAAAACAAATatctttgaaatacaaaattttggTGTATGTGTCCCCAAAATTTTGGTTGAATTTTGTGAACCTACACAGAGCAAAAAGGTCGTGATTATTTGATCAAACAACAAATTCTCCTAACTAAATTAAGAAACCTCatatattagcatgattagtctcTAACACGGAAAAGTTTTATGAATGGGCGGTGTGAGTCTGAAGATCACCGATCAAATTGGGTTCACCCATAAACCAATGAagtaatagaggccctgcatcattttatcgattggctccaaacaaagg is a window from the Amphiura filiformis chromosome 12, Afil_fr2py, whole genome shotgun sequence genome containing:
- the LOC140166655 gene encoding cytochrome P450 2U1-like; protein product: MTELSRQYGKIYSMSVGPILVGVVINDAQTFREAFITKGEQFIDRNIPPLIKWIAPIEGSFLFENGMLYKERRRFGMHAFRAFGVGQRSLETIINEEARHLCDLLDQQDEGGINPFPFVSKAVSNIICFISFGRRYDYTDPEFNALLGRFRENEGLITFQSFANFLPFLYKLPMYDKHRENFRKTRAFIEGIIEEHKNTFDRSDMRDIIDMYLDEMQRQKEEGASIVFNERSMWRSILDLFGAGSDTSSNTLLWGLLFICYDPLIQSKIQAELDRVIGTERPPSMKDRAELPYTTATIAEMLRVRPSAPMTLRGACSDVKVGDYIIPKGTTVFGNIWAVNHDPELWDDPDKFNPERFLSEDGKEYVHNPNLVTFGAGRRICLGKQLAEMELFLFVTNLLQRFSFSFPPDQLNPDTEGILGLGHFPRPYKVCLKQR